A genomic stretch from Corynebacterium terpenotabidum Y-11 includes:
- the metE gene encoding 5-methyltetrahydropteroyltriglutamate--homocysteine S-methyltransferase yields MTAQINATVAGVPRIGPKRELKKALETYWKDASTGRNLATVATQLVNQQADNLAAAGLDSVPTIGRSFYDAMLDTSALLGALPARVADVADHDNDGLPAYVDRLFATARGTAELPASAMTKWFDTNYHYIVPELAADTEFRLDDAALLADLADQITRGTAARPVLIGPLTYLALARTTDGSDALTHLEEVFDAYARLLPRIAERGAAWVQFDEPYLVTDVDADDARKADLLARTRAGYEKLAAAVQDAGADLSILLQTYFGDGDLAIKTLSGTGIAAFGVDLVTGRTDERQSSDTNVADADLLPSWTGTEQLLAGVVDGRNIWRTDLDRALKTLQALAARGPVGVSTSSSLLHVPYSLAQETSLDDDAELRSWLAFGAEKIAEVALLSRALRGEEAEGDEAAVAEARAAVESRRTSERTRNAALRERTGAITEADRHRSPFDQRREVQEKELNLPPLPTTTIGSFPQTAQIRAARAKLRSGEFSDAQYHDAMVAEIKDVIERQEALDLDVLVHGEPERNDMVQYFSEQLEGYHSTDLAWVQSYGSRCVRPPILFGDVTRPKAMTVEWYKIAQSFTDKIVKGMLTGPVTMLAWAFVRDDQPLGETADQVALALRDEIDDLVDAGAKIIQVDEAALRELLPLRRAQQPYYLEWSVGSFRLATSGVEDVTQIHTHMCYSEFNELIGTIGDLDGDVTSIEASRNGMQVLHALKDSGFELAVGPGVWDIHSPRVPDQAEVDKQLADALEAVPARQLWVNPDCGLKTRGWEETTASLKVLVAAAKKARASVNA; encoded by the coding sequence GTGACCGCACAGATCAACGCCACCGTCGCCGGGGTTCCGCGCATCGGCCCGAAGCGCGAGCTCAAGAAGGCTCTCGAGACCTACTGGAAGGACGCCTCCACCGGGCGCAACCTCGCCACCGTCGCCACCCAGCTGGTCAACCAGCAGGCCGACAACCTCGCCGCCGCCGGCCTGGACTCCGTCCCGACCATCGGTCGTAGCTTCTACGACGCGATGCTCGACACCTCCGCCCTGCTGGGCGCCCTGCCGGCCCGCGTCGCCGACGTCGCCGACCACGACAACGACGGCCTGCCCGCCTACGTCGACCGGCTCTTCGCCACCGCCCGCGGCACCGCCGAGCTCCCGGCGTCCGCCATGACCAAGTGGTTCGACACGAACTACCACTACATCGTCCCCGAGCTGGCCGCCGACACCGAGTTCCGTCTCGATGACGCCGCCCTGCTCGCCGACCTCGCCGACCAGATCACCCGCGGCACCGCGGCCCGCCCGGTCCTCATCGGCCCGCTGACCTACCTGGCCCTGGCCCGCACCACCGACGGTTCCGACGCGCTGACCCACCTCGAAGAGGTCTTCGACGCCTACGCCCGTCTGCTCCCCCGCATCGCCGAGCGCGGCGCCGCCTGGGTCCAGTTCGATGAGCCCTACCTCGTCACCGACGTCGACGCCGACGACGCCCGCAAGGCCGACCTGCTGGCCCGCACCCGCGCCGGCTACGAGAAGCTCGCTGCCGCCGTGCAGGATGCCGGGGCTGACCTGAGCATCCTGCTGCAGACCTACTTCGGTGACGGCGACCTCGCCATCAAGACCCTCTCCGGCACCGGCATCGCCGCCTTCGGTGTGGACCTGGTCACCGGCCGCACCGACGAGCGTCAGTCGTCCGACACCAACGTCGCGGACGCCGACCTGCTCCCGTCCTGGACCGGCACCGAGCAGCTGCTCGCCGGTGTCGTCGACGGCCGCAACATCTGGCGCACCGACCTGGACCGCGCCCTGAAGACCCTCCAGGCGCTCGCCGCCCGCGGCCCGGTCGGTGTCTCCACCAGCTCCTCGCTGCTGCACGTCCCCTACTCCCTGGCCCAGGAGACGAGCCTCGACGACGACGCCGAGCTGCGCAGCTGGCTCGCCTTCGGCGCCGAGAAGATCGCCGAGGTCGCCCTGCTGTCCCGCGCCCTGCGTGGCGAGGAGGCCGAGGGTGACGAGGCCGCTGTCGCCGAGGCCCGCGCCGCCGTCGAGTCCCGCCGTACCTCGGAGCGCACCCGCAATGCCGCGCTTCGTGAGCGCACCGGTGCCATCACCGAGGCCGACCGGCACCGCAGCCCCTTCGACCAGCGCCGCGAGGTGCAGGAGAAGGAGCTGAACCTCCCGCCGCTGCCGACCACCACCATCGGTTCCTTCCCGCAGACCGCCCAGATCCGCGCCGCGCGTGCGAAGCTGCGCTCCGGTGAATTCAGCGACGCGCAGTACCACGACGCGATGGTCGCCGAGATCAAGGACGTCATCGAGCGCCAGGAAGCCCTGGACCTCGACGTGCTCGTCCACGGCGAGCCCGAGCGCAACGACATGGTGCAGTACTTCTCCGAGCAGCTCGAGGGCTACCACTCCACCGATCTGGCGTGGGTCCAGTCCTACGGCTCCCGGTGCGTCCGTCCGCCGATCCTGTTCGGTGACGTCACCCGCCCGAAGGCCATGACCGTCGAGTGGTACAAGATCGCCCAGTCCTTCACCGACAAGATCGTCAAGGGCATGCTGACCGGCCCGGTGACCATGCTGGCCTGGGCCTTCGTCCGCGATGACCAGCCGCTCGGCGAGACCGCCGACCAGGTCGCCCTGGCCCTGCGCGACGAGATCGATGACCTGGTGGATGCCGGGGCGAAGATCATCCAGGTCGACGAGGCCGCACTGCGTGAGCTGCTGCCGCTGCGCCGCGCCCAGCAGCCGTACTACCTGGAGTGGTCCGTCGGTTCCTTCCGCCTGGCCACCTCCGGTGTCGAGGATGTCACCCAGATCCACACCCACATGTGCTACTCCGAGTTCAACGAACTCATCGGCACCATCGGTGACCTGGACGGCGATGTCACCTCCATCGAGGCCTCCCGTAACGGCATGCAGGTGCTGCACGCCCTGAAGGACTCCGGCTTCGAACTGGCCGTCGGCCCGGGCGTCTGGGATATCCACTCCCCGCGCGTCCCGGACCAGGCTGAGGTCGACAAGCAGCTTGCCGACGCCCTGGAGGCCGTCCCGGCCCGCCAGCTGTGGGTCAACCCGGACTGCGGTCTGAAGACCCGCGGCTGGGAGGAGACCACCGCGTCCCTCAAGGTGCTCGTCGCCGCCGCCAAGAAGGCCCGCGCCTCCGTCAACGCGTAG
- a CDS encoding energy-coupling factor transporter transmembrane component T family protein: MNPLTPLTAAVCAVAVVMIAHQPVVSGGFLAASVVLAVVTGRRHRRALYAALILAVPATVSYALIYVPFADDGWATTGDLSLRFTAMTASGLVLLSFVDPDDLMRDLQLRIPAPLVYMVGSVVRLLPMAQQRWRTIRQVQTSRGVPDTWRARIDCVLPLVVGLVVDAGHRSRPLQRTGIGDAGPRTVLVPVVDSAAQRALRWTLVAVVVAVIVAGVVL, translated from the coding sequence GTGAACCCCCTGACGCCACTGACCGCCGCGGTGTGCGCGGTGGCGGTGGTGATGATCGCCCATCAGCCCGTGGTCAGCGGTGGCTTCCTCGCGGCGTCGGTCGTCCTCGCTGTGGTGACGGGACGCCGGCACCGCCGGGCCCTCTACGCCGCGCTCATCCTCGCCGTTCCCGCGACGGTCTCCTATGCGCTGATCTACGTCCCCTTCGCCGATGACGGGTGGGCGACCACCGGTGACCTGTCGCTGCGGTTCACGGCGATGACGGCGTCCGGACTGGTGCTGCTGAGCTTCGTCGACCCGGACGATCTCATGCGTGACCTGCAGCTGCGCATTCCCGCGCCGCTGGTCTACATGGTCGGTTCAGTGGTCCGCCTGCTTCCCATGGCGCAGCAGCGGTGGCGGACGATCCGCCAGGTCCAGACCAGCCGTGGCGTACCGGACACCTGGCGGGCCCGCATCGACTGCGTCCTCCCGCTCGTCGTCGGCCTCGTGGTGGACGCCGGGCACCGTTCGCGTCCGCTGCAACGCACCGGCATCGGGGACGCCGGCCCCCGCACCGTCCTCGTGCCCGTCGTGGATTCCGCGGCTCAGCGGGCCCTGCGCTGGACCTTGGTTGCTGTGGTGGTGGCCGTCATCGTCGCAGGGGTGGTCCTATGA
- a CDS encoding ATP-binding cassette domain-containing protein has product MTRRGPVTYIWGHSGAGLSEHAWATAEVTGAAWVGNEAAAHISLLRPTVREELAFGMEQQGVAREVMASRIADAVELWGLTGIVDRDPSQLSTGQTRRVAIAAALLRDPGALVLDCPTDGLDTAAVDTLAATVSQFDGAVTVYDRTATALTALAEEQLHLADGTLTPEPAPVPSVAPHEAASPGDVVLDCDMSLTRGSFTVDAALTAHAGQVTHLAGLNGSGKTTIMLAVLGLLPHAGRLTAPVAGWAPTGMDAAFSKRTVLCELAVGTDAEHAAAALDWVGLEQWSEVHPLDVPSAARRMVAVAAALVRGPELLLVDEPTVGLDAPGHAWLARVLRGYAAGEYHRHLGVPDVRPAVLWTCHDVEFAAAVSDRSVRL; this is encoded by the coding sequence ATGACACGCCGCGGTCCGGTGACGTACATCTGGGGACACTCCGGGGCGGGACTGTCCGAACATGCCTGGGCCACCGCGGAAGTCACCGGTGCCGCGTGGGTCGGCAATGAGGCTGCCGCACACATCTCACTGCTGCGCCCCACCGTCCGGGAGGAACTCGCCTTCGGGATGGAGCAGCAGGGTGTCGCGCGGGAGGTCATGGCGTCCCGCATCGCTGACGCCGTGGAACTCTGGGGCCTGACCGGGATCGTCGACCGGGACCCCTCGCAGCTGTCCACCGGGCAGACACGCCGGGTGGCGATCGCCGCGGCGCTGCTGCGCGACCCGGGTGCGCTGGTGCTCGACTGTCCGACGGACGGGTTGGACACCGCCGCGGTCGACACGCTCGCCGCGACAGTGTCGCAGTTCGACGGTGCAGTGACCGTCTACGACCGGACCGCCACCGCGTTGACCGCACTCGCCGAGGAACAGCTGCACCTGGCCGACGGCACACTCACCCCGGAACCCGCGCCGGTGCCGTCCGTCGCGCCGCACGAGGCGGCGTCCCCCGGGGACGTGGTGCTGGACTGCGACATGAGCCTCACCCGCGGGTCCTTCACGGTGGACGCCGCCCTGACCGCGCACGCCGGGCAGGTGACCCACCTCGCCGGGCTGAACGGATCCGGCAAGACCACCATCATGCTCGCCGTCCTCGGCCTGCTGCCGCACGCCGGGCGCCTCACCGCGCCCGTGGCAGGGTGGGCGCCGACCGGGATGGACGCCGCGTTCTCGAAACGCACCGTCCTGTGTGAGCTCGCTGTCGGCACTGATGCGGAGCATGCCGCTGCCGCCCTCGACTGGGTGGGGCTGGAACAGTGGAGTGAGGTCCACCCCCTGGACGTACCGAGTGCGGCGCGACGCATGGTGGCGGTGGCAGCGGCGCTGGTCCGCGGACCGGAACTGCTCCTCGTCGACGAACCGACCGTGGGGCTGGACGCACCGGGGCACGCCTGGCTGGCCCGGGTGCTGCGTGGCTATGCGGCAGGGGAGTACCACCGGCACCTCGGCGTCCCCGATGTGCGTCCTGCGGTGCTGTGGACCTGCCACGACGTGGAGTTCGCGGCGGCGGTGAGCGACCGGTCGGTCCGGTTGTGA
- the purT gene encoding formate-dependent phosphoribosylglycinamide formyltransferase, with the protein MYTPDAIGTPGAANATKVLLLGSGELGREVTIALQRLGVEVHAVDRYSGAPAQRIADFHYTVDMTDPAAIRGLVEEVRPDFVVPEIEALATDALQDVEDAGLATVIPTARATRLTMNREGIRTLADKELGLPNSRHVFASTVEEFEEGVRQIGIPCVVKPVMSSSGKGQSYIRSAEDIAPAWEYAMSGGRVASGRVIIEQFVPFDYEITLLTIRSVDPATGEDATWFCEPIGHRQEHGDYVESWQPAQMSTEALETARSVAARITGALGGRGVFGVELFIKGNDVYFSEVSPRPHDTGMVTMGSQRFSEFDLHARAILGLPIDTTLVSPGASAVIYGGVEGEAPSYTGLAQALAVPESDVRIFGKPESHERRRMGVAFTTAESTDVARQTAKQAADAVSLSVK; encoded by the coding sequence GTGTACACTCCCGACGCCATCGGCACCCCTGGCGCCGCCAATGCCACGAAAGTTCTCCTGCTGGGTTCCGGTGAACTCGGCCGTGAGGTGACCATCGCCCTGCAGCGGCTCGGTGTCGAGGTCCACGCGGTGGACCGGTACTCCGGCGCCCCGGCGCAGCGCATTGCGGACTTCCACTACACCGTGGACATGACCGACCCCGCCGCCATCCGCGGCCTGGTCGAGGAGGTCCGCCCGGACTTCGTGGTCCCTGAGATCGAGGCCCTGGCCACCGACGCCCTCCAGGACGTCGAGGACGCCGGCCTCGCCACCGTCATCCCCACCGCCCGCGCCACCCGCCTCACCATGAACCGCGAAGGCATCCGCACTCTGGCGGATAAGGAACTGGGTCTGCCGAACTCGCGCCACGTCTTCGCGTCCACCGTCGAAGAGTTCGAGGAGGGCGTCCGGCAGATCGGGATCCCCTGCGTCGTCAAGCCAGTGATGAGTTCCTCGGGCAAGGGACAGTCCTACATCCGCAGCGCCGAGGACATCGCCCCGGCGTGGGAGTATGCGATGAGCGGCGGGCGCGTGGCGTCTGGCCGGGTGATCATCGAGCAGTTCGTGCCCTTCGACTACGAGATCACCCTGCTCACCATCCGCTCCGTCGACCCCGCCACCGGGGAGGACGCCACCTGGTTCTGTGAGCCGATCGGCCACCGTCAGGAGCACGGCGACTACGTCGAATCCTGGCAGCCGGCGCAGATGAGCACCGAGGCCCTGGAGACCGCGCGCTCCGTCGCCGCCCGCATCACCGGTGCCCTGGGGGGACGCGGCGTATTCGGTGTCGAGCTGTTCATCAAGGGCAATGACGTGTACTTCTCCGAGGTCAGCCCGCGTCCGCACGACACCGGCATGGTCACCATGGGCTCCCAGCGGTTCAGTGAATTCGACCTGCACGCCCGCGCAATCCTCGGCCTGCCGATCGACACGACCCTGGTCTCCCCGGGGGCGTCCGCGGTGATCTACGGCGGGGTGGAAGGAGAGGCGCCGTCCTACACGGGCCTGGCGCAGGCGCTGGCCGTGCCGGAGTCTGATGTGCGGATCTTCGGGAAGCCGGAGAGCCACGAGCGCCGTCGCATGGGCGTGGCCTTCACGACCGCCGAGAGCACCGACGTGGCCCGGCAGACTGCGAAGCAGGCGGCGGACGCTGTGTCGCTGTCCGTGAAGTAG
- a CDS encoding DUF559 domain-containing protein, producing the protein MTGDRPGLFLVDIITRARAHWMRHRDAVISGWGAAAFHGLIHWADSAQVVLLVEGRRTGRGRSSTAAEKRLVPTFRTWPACLTRETVAPDPRCPELRCVTAPVAAAQCLKTIFKKTHSWSSPEIPGLLNVQVRAIQFIDAYLQCTTVTVEEIVQACRGLVAKAKLDGILHLVDYGAQSPRESLLRLVVRDQLPEGFHWSSQVRVDLPASTWTVLDLACPQLKVALYYDGSGHGNVARTKRDIDQIQELKDLGWEVIRVDAELFANRAKLLRLLGNAVNRAAA; encoded by the coding sequence GTGACCGGTGACCGGCCCGGCCTGTTCCTCGTGGACATCATCACCAGGGCGCGTGCCCACTGGATGCGGCACCGGGACGCGGTGATATCCGGGTGGGGCGCCGCGGCGTTCCACGGTCTGATCCACTGGGCGGATTCAGCTCAGGTAGTGCTGCTCGTCGAGGGCAGACGAACCGGCCGAGGGAGATCATCGACCGCCGCGGAGAAGAGACTGGTGCCGACCTTCCGGACGTGGCCGGCATGCCTGACGAGGGAGACGGTGGCCCCGGATCCCCGGTGTCCGGAACTCCGGTGCGTGACTGCTCCGGTCGCCGCCGCCCAGTGCCTGAAGACCATCTTCAAGAAGACCCACAGCTGGTCCAGCCCGGAGATTCCCGGACTACTGAATGTCCAGGTCAGAGCGATCCAGTTCATCGATGCCTATCTGCAGTGCACCACAGTCACGGTGGAGGAGATCGTGCAGGCATGTCGTGGTCTGGTCGCGAAGGCGAAGCTGGACGGCATCCTGCATCTCGTTGACTATGGCGCGCAGTCTCCCCGGGAGTCGCTGCTTCGACTTGTGGTGCGGGATCAGCTTCCCGAGGGATTCCACTGGTCATCGCAGGTCCGGGTGGATCTCCCGGCAAGCACGTGGACGGTGCTCGACCTCGCATGTCCACAGTTGAAAGTGGCGCTGTACTACGACGGATCCGGTCACGGGAACGTCGCCCGGACCAAGCGCGACATCGATCAGATCCAGGAACTCAAGGACCTCGGATGGGAAGTCATCAGGGTGGACGCCGAGCTGTTCGCCAACCGGGCCAAGCTGCTCCGGCTCCTTGGCAACGCCGTGAACCGGGCTGCCGCATGA
- a CDS encoding RidA family protein: MRFRRMTAVLTGTTLLFSATACTEDAVFSSSVGDETDPAAAGISIPADASIYRSSALGPDRLNVAAEDGSPMSFVDPALLDDDGNLPDGMTITEAQSLQVLEKIEALLADRKLKLYEVATVRVYLAADGEDGVDFEGWQRAYRRYFANIDRDTGRSLLTEPVETTALSSSTAASDSERPQEEDRDADASDTSGTSGSAEPSENPETSATSTRAPVTVSEIYPGTENRTRPTLVTVGVAEQPVEGWLVQVEIEAVHGKD, translated from the coding sequence ATGAGATTTCGCCGCATGACCGCAGTGCTGACCGGGACGACCCTGCTGTTCAGTGCCACCGCCTGTACCGAGGACGCGGTGTTTTCCAGCAGCGTCGGTGACGAAACTGACCCCGCGGCGGCCGGTATCTCTATCCCGGCGGACGCCTCGATCTACCGCTCCTCCGCCCTCGGACCGGACCGCCTGAACGTTGCCGCCGAGGACGGGTCCCCGATGTCCTTCGTGGACCCCGCCCTGCTCGACGACGACGGCAACCTTCCCGACGGGATGACCATCACCGAGGCGCAGTCGCTGCAGGTGCTGGAGAAGATCGAGGCTCTGCTGGCGGACCGGAAGCTGAAGCTCTACGAGGTCGCGACGGTACGGGTCTATCTCGCGGCGGACGGGGAGGACGGGGTGGATTTCGAGGGCTGGCAGCGGGCATACCGCCGGTACTTCGCGAACATCGACCGGGACACCGGACGCTCCCTGCTCACCGAACCGGTGGAGACCACGGCGTTGAGCAGCAGCACGGCAGCGTCTGACTCTGAGCGGCCCCAGGAGGAGGACAGGGACGCCGACGCGTCCGACACCAGCGGCACCTCCGGGAGCGCGGAGCCCTCGGAGAATCCGGAAACATCGGCGACCTCCACCCGTGCCCCGGTGACCGTCAGCGAGATCTACCCCGGTACCGAGAACCGCACCCGTCCGACGCTGGTGACTGTGGGCGTGGCCGAGCAGCCGGTGGAGGGTTGGCTCGTGCAGGTCGAGATCGAGGCCGTGCACGGGAAGGACTGA
- the trhO gene encoding oxygen-dependent tRNA uridine(34) hydroxylase TrhO yields the protein MSESRILLYYRFTPLADPTSVMLWQRTLCESLGLRGRIIISRHGINGTVGGSLASVKTYIRRTREYPGFHDMEFKWSQGSADDFPKLSVKVRDEIVTFGAADDLEVDENGVVGGGVHLTPTQVNELVAERAAKGEDVVFFDGRNAMEAAIGHFRDAVVPDATTTRDFLGELDSGKYDELKDRPVVTYCTGGVRCEVLSKLMIDRGFSEVYQLDGGIVRYGEQFADTGLWEGSLYVFDKRMHMEFSDDATQLGHCLHCGSATNTYRNCVNDDCRDMILLCDSCAADPATAHCGSQGCLEVTSAGPRRG from the coding sequence GTGAGTGAATCCCGCATCCTCCTGTACTACCGCTTCACCCCACTGGCTGACCCGACCTCGGTGATGCTCTGGCAACGCACCCTGTGCGAGTCGTTGGGGTTGCGCGGTCGCATCATCATCAGTCGCCACGGTATCAACGGCACCGTCGGCGGCTCCCTGGCGTCCGTGAAGACCTACATCCGTCGTACCCGGGAGTACCCCGGCTTCCACGACATGGAGTTCAAGTGGTCGCAGGGCTCGGCGGATGACTTCCCGAAGCTGTCGGTGAAGGTCCGCGACGAGATCGTCACCTTCGGCGCCGCCGACGACCTGGAGGTCGATGAGAACGGCGTGGTCGGTGGCGGCGTCCACCTGACCCCCACCCAGGTCAACGAGTTGGTCGCCGAGCGCGCCGCTAAGGGTGAGGACGTCGTCTTCTTCGACGGACGCAACGCCATGGAAGCCGCCATCGGCCACTTCAGGGACGCGGTCGTCCCCGACGCCACCACCACCCGGGACTTCCTCGGCGAGCTCGATTCCGGGAAATACGACGAGCTGAAGGACCGACCCGTCGTCACTTACTGCACCGGCGGCGTGCGCTGCGAGGTCCTCAGCAAACTCATGATCGACCGCGGGTTCTCCGAGGTCTACCAGCTCGACGGCGGCATCGTCCGCTACGGCGAGCAGTTCGCCGACACCGGCCTCTGGGAGGGATCTCTCTACGTCTTCGACAAACGCATGCACATGGAGTTCAGTGACGACGCCACCCAGCTGGGCCACTGCCTCCACTGCGGTAGCGCGACGAACACCTACCGCAACTGCGTCAACGACGACTGCCGCGACATGATCCTGCTCTGCGATTCCTGCGCCGCCGACCCCGCCACCGCCCACTGCGGGAGTCAGGGCTGCCTCGAGGTGACCTCTGCCGGTCCGCGTCGGGGTTGA
- a CDS encoding GNAT family N-acetyltransferase, whose translation MTDTQETNVTSGTAETPEIHITGKQLLAMQPGQVHALYKLRVDTFINEQHTSFAEIDDADAEPGTHHVLAYVHPGHAPNYKWGTPDPGSPLKLVGTARIFGPAEEQQVGRLAVLPEFRGFGIARQIVDATLEVARGRAAALDPVTQKAVVKIEAQVATQPFYASYGFEPVGEPFTVEGIEHQEMHLTL comes from the coding sequence ATGACTGACACCCAGGAGACGAACGTCACGTCCGGGACCGCCGAGACCCCCGAGATCCACATCACCGGCAAGCAGCTGCTCGCCATGCAGCCCGGCCAGGTCCACGCCCTGTACAAGCTGCGGGTGGACACGTTCATCAACGAACAGCACACCAGTTTCGCGGAGATCGATGACGCCGACGCCGAGCCCGGCACCCACCACGTCCTCGCCTACGTGCACCCCGGCCACGCCCCCAACTACAAGTGGGGCACCCCGGACCCCGGTTCCCCGCTGAAGCTCGTCGGCACCGCCCGCATCTTCGGCCCCGCTGAGGAACAGCAGGTCGGACGCCTCGCCGTCCTCCCCGAATTCCGTGGCTTCGGTATCGCCCGCCAGATCGTCGACGCCACCCTTGAGGTCGCCCGGGGCCGCGCTGCCGCCCTCGACCCGGTGACCCAGAAGGCCGTCGTGAAGATCGAGGCCCAGGTCGCGACCCAGCCGTTCTACGCGTCCTACGGCTTCGAGCCCGTCGGTGAGCCCTTCACCGTCGAAGGCATCGAGCACCAGGAGATGCACCTCACTCTGTAG